The Stigmatella aurantiaca DW4/3-1 genome contains the following window.
CGCCCATCTCCTTGAACTTCTCGGCGAACACCTCGGCCAGGCCGATGGAGTAGGCGCTCTTGTTGTCCGTGAGGATGGCCACCTTGGACAGCTTCAGGTTCTCCCTGGCGAACTTCGCCATTACCAGGCCCTGGAACGGATCGATGAAGCACACGCGGAAGATGTAGTCGCCCTTCCGGGTCACCTCGGGCGCCGTCGAGGTGTAGGTGATCATCGGCACCTTGGCCGGTTGGGCCTTCTCCGCCATCGCCAGGGACACGGAGGACGCTGCCTCGCCGATGATGAGCGCCACCTTGTCCTGGGTGATGAGGCGGGTGACGGCCTGGGCCGCCTCCTCGGGCTTGCCCTGGCTGTCGTACACCTTCAGCGCCAGCTTCTGGCCTCGCACCCCTCCCGCCGCGTTCGCCTCCTGGACGGCCAGCTCGATGCCGTTGCGGGCGGAGATGCCGAACGTGGCCTCATTGCCGGTCAGGCTGCCGACCTCGCCGATGAAGATGGTGTCCTTGCTGGCCGGAGGGCCCGCCGGGGCCTCGGCCACTGGACTGGCCGCCGGGGGGGCCGGGGGGGGCTGGCTCTTTTTCTCGCATGCGACGGCCGCGAGGACAAAGGTGGTGAGAAGCAGCGAAAGGCGACTGCGCATGGTCGGTCTTCCTCCGAGGGAGGAGCCCCTCTTCACATGTCCTCCGGGTGTCTTCAACCCTGGACTCCTCGAACAGGGGGCCGGCAGGCGGGCCTTGTGGGGTTATAATGTGTACTGTTTTAGTCCTGTTTAGATAAAGAGTCCCCCCAACGAGGGAACCGATGTTTCGAATGAGCAAGATGACCGACTACGGCTTGGTGCTGTTGACCGAGCTGGCGCGCGAGGAAGGCGGCACGTGCACGGCGCGAGAGCTGGCCGAGCGGACGCGCGTTCCCCTGCCCTCGGTGAGCAAGGTGCTCAAGGGGTTGCAGAGCGCCGGGGTGCTGGTGTCCCACCGGGGCGCCATGGGGGGCTATGGGCTGGCCCGGCCCGCGGCGGCCATCCCCCTGACCCAGGTCATCTCCGCGCTGGAGGGGCCGGTGGCCATCACCGCGTGTGTCCAGCACACCGATGGGGAGCCTTCGTGCGAGCTGGAGTCCGTGTGCCGCATCCGGGGCCACTGGCGGGTCATCAACCAGGCCATTCAGGAGGCGCTCGGGCGGCTGACGCTCGCGGACCTGTGCGCCCCGGAG
Protein-coding sequences here:
- a CDS encoding ABC transporter substrate-binding protein, with protein sequence MRSRLSLLLTTFVLAAVACEKKSQPPPAPPAASPVAEAPAGPPASKDTIFIGEVGSLTGNEATFGISARNGIELAVQEANAAGGVRGQKLALKVYDSQGKPEEAAQAVTRLITQDKVALIIGEAASSVSLAMAEKAQPAKVPMITYTSTAPEVTRKGDYIFRVCFIDPFQGLVMAKFARENLKLSKVAILTDNKSAYSIGLAEVFAEKFKEMGGEITSNESYSKGDTDFRAQLTAIKRTKPEGVFVPGYYTDVGIIARQARELGMKVPLLGGDGWESEKLFELGGSALEGSYFSNHYAVDNPDPVLKAFIEKYQKAYGSVPDSVAALAYDAASVAYEAMKRAPDLSGPALRDAIAATKDFPGVAGKITLNAQRDAEKQAVVLKIEGGKTKFMTTVTP
- a CDS encoding SUF system Fe-S cluster assembly regulator, coding for MFRMSKMTDYGLVLLTELAREEGGTCTARELAERTRVPLPSVSKVLKGLQSAGVLVSHRGAMGGYGLARPAAAIPLTQVISALEGPVAITACVQHTDGEPSCELESVCRIRGHWRVINQAIQEALGRLTLADLCAPELRVERLVGLNLPVRTDAGGAS